Proteins from a single region of Trichoplusia ni isolate ovarian cell line Hi5 chromosome 3, tn1, whole genome shotgun sequence:
- the LOC113492161 gene encoding chaoptin-like isoform X1: MILCCAVMVLGHGSARWALQCAALVACALAGALAPERVEPCAGSPLCSCRTAHMSCIAVPLHRFPEWPRIELQHLDISMSNLEVLTESALDGLRLQTLVLVANKLHYIEMHAFSSMAGTLASLDLGYNEFTEIPQQGLKDLKVLNWLNLQNNNIVYIGPEVKWHHLEDTLTSLSLSNNQLTHLKSQALTSLYHLLQLDMEGNHLRTISADSLPPSLTLLKLSNNFIHELSCDLLYSLPRLQSVHVRHNFISFSDTYVCPSNKSKRIEKLDLSNNKINDTSQLLLLRDVQIRQIILDLNELTSIPKLVYKNNRIERLSVSYNMLSSISRDLFLSLKNTLEHLEVEHNKLFYLPDSLAQVARLRHLSLAYNQLEESPSLPSRIQTLSLAGNFLTSIPSALQTLEPGSIRYLDLSYNRISNLLPNEFLDWSTSLGTINLRGNRIAQIYKNVFPATMPLKEINLSFNDLYYVHPQSFSNVTSSLHVLESSSTLFSGYFPFEIEEGLENLSWLSFDNNDFHILKLSDVVAFPYVKYLNLDYNRIVDIVISEDYHNVSLPLSNLRLAYNFLHSLHSRSFIYMPELRNLDLSYNRINNLTKHTFTNLPNLRYLSLAGNIIDSMEAETFANLPKLQILELQGNNFTYLSLNSFHNVSNIDVTFTLNVSRNRIKFVDGETAISVNIFDGSYNDLYEVPNNFFAAVESSIRQIILSHNKIIYVSSEAFGNSKYLEILDLHKNNINNIKRKSFTDLVSLQILDLSFNVISQLSVEQFYNLNKLRYLKLDHNNLRLLPRDVFKNTIVEHLDLSYNDMSLFPGTALSQIGFTLRYLDMSHNRIEYLDSNIFRGTQFLLCLNLGHNLLTVLSDNTFSSLGGLRQLDLSFNSIKANFKELFHNLPNLRHLNLANVSLKSVPYLPLTNLTNLNLTSNYINSFKETDVKRLVSLRHLDLSHNRLTSLVPKMWFHLNNLNILDLSSNPIVRITPNSFKWLSNLSHLNLNGLKYLDIIDQDSFRPLISLRSLHIQSWSTINHSTFSISNITSSLPALYKLVIHWTEETMENQLHGIDTRNIRYLEITGSNLKRISDDAFLPFADSQEIFIRITMTSLTKLPTAFMRHLGQVPQLGIDLSYNQLTTLNPAIFYPNFTSWSHVATKLLSGGLILTGNPLRCECELAWLGAWLRRWLQENEAGAELRRAVRSGTCKDPLGRRIPLQQLRADEAECYASALSSDAQPNYTDLVYALALALWTILLR, translated from the exons ATGATACTTTGTTGTGCAGTGATGGTGTTGGGGCATGGTAGCGCGCGATGGGCGCTGCAGTGCGCGGCGCTGGTGGCGTGCGcgctggcgggcgcgctggcGCCGGAGCGCGTGGAGCCGTGCGCCGGCAGCCCGCTGTGCTCCTGCCGCACCGCGCACATGTCCTGCATCGCCGTGCCGCTGCACAGGTTCCCAG AATGGCCCCGAATAGAGCTGCAACATCTAGACATAAGCATGTCTAACCTGGAAGTGCTGACTGAGAGCGCACTCGACGGATTGAGATTGCAAACATTAGTTCTCGTCGCcaacaaattacattacatCGAGATGCACGCATTTAG CTCCATGGCCGGTACACTAGCGTCTTTAGACCTCGGTTACAACGAATTCACTGAAATACCGCAGCAGGgcttaaaagatttaaaagttttaaactgGTTGAATCTGCAGAA cAACAATATAGTGTACATTGGACCCGAAGTCAAATGGCACCATTTGGAGGATACGCTGACGAGTTTGTCTCTGAGCAACAATCAGCTGACGCACCTCAAGTCCCAGGCGCTGACCTCCCTGTACCACCTGCTGCAGCTGGACATGGAGGGGAACCACCTGCGCACCATCAGCGCTGACTCCCTGCCCCCCTCCCTCACCCTCCTGAAGTTATCCAACAACTTCATACATGAACTATCCTGTGATTTACTTTATAGTCTACCTAGGTTACAATCAGTACACGTACGgcataattttatttccttctCTGACACTTACGTCTGTCCTAGCAATAAAAGCAAACGAATTGAAAAGTTAGACTTGagtaacaacaaaatcaatgaCACTTCTCAGTTACTCCTTCTTCGTGATGTACAAATTAGACAAATTATTTTAGACCTAAATGAATTAACGTCGATCCCGAAGTTGGTTTACAAGAACAATAGAATTGAGAGATTGTCCGTGTCATATAACATGCTAAGTTCCATTAGCCGCGATCTATTTTTGTCGCTTAAAAACACGTTGGAGCATCTGGAAGTGGAGCACAACAAATTGTTCTACTTGCCGGACAGCCTGGCGCAGGTCGCGCGGCTCCGCCATTTATCTTTAGCGTACAACCAGTTGGAGGAATCGCCGTCGCTCCCGAGCCGCATCCAGACGCTCTCACTGGCCGGCAACTTTTTAACTTCAATACCTTCCGCACTTCAAACGCTCGAGCCCGGCTCCATTCGCTATCTTGACTTAAGCTACAACAGGATATCTAATTTGTTACCAAACGAATTCCTCGACTGGTCCACTTCACTCGGGACTATCAACTTGAGAGGTAACAGGATTGCTCAGATTTATAAGAACGTTTTTCCTGCAACTATGCCATTGAAGGAGATAAATCTAAGTTTTAACGACTTGTACTACGTGCATCCACAATCTTTCTCGAACGTGACTAGTTCGCTCCATGTACTGGAATCGTCTTCTACGCTTTTTAGTGGTTATTTTCCGTTTGAAATCGAAGAGGGCTTAGAGAATCTCAGTTGGCTATCTTTCGATAACAACGATTTCCACATCCTCAAGCTGTCCGACGTGGTTGCATTTCCATATGTGAAGTACTTGAATCTAGATTACAATAGGATAGTCGACATAGTCATAAGCGAGGATTATCATAACGTATCGTTGCCGCTGAGCAACTTGAGACTCGCCTACAATTTTTTGCATTCACTGCACAGCAGAAGTTTTATATACATGCCGGAGTTAAGGAACTTAGATTTATCTTATAACAGAATCAACAACTTAACTAAGCACACTTTCACAAACTTACCGAACTTGAGATATTTATCTCTTGCGGGTAACATAATCGATTCGATGGAAGCCGAGACGTTTGCTAATTTACCAAAACTGCAAATATTGGAGCTCCAGGGAAACAACTTTACGTATTTATCACTAAATTCGTTTCATAACGTATCTAATATAGATGTAACGTTCACGTTGAACGTTAGCAGGAACCGTATCAAGTTTGTGGATGGTGAAACCGCAATATCGGTTAACATATTTGATGGTTCGTATAATGACCTCTATGAAGTGCCAAACAATTTTTTCGCTGCGGTCGAGTCGTCCATTCGACAGATTATTTTATcgcataacaaaattatttatgtgtcGAGCGAAGCTTTTGGGAATTCGAAATATCTAGAAATTTTAGacttacataaaaacaacatCAATAACATAAAGAGAAAATCATTTACTGATCTTGTATCGCTACAGATCTTAGATTTGTCGTTCAATGTCATTTCGCAGTTATCTGTGGAACAATTCTACAATTTGAATAAacttaggtatttaaaactgGACCACAATAATTTAAGGTTGTTGCCAAGGGACGTGTTCAAGAACACGATCGTGGAGCACCTGGACTTGAGCTACAACGACATGTCGCTGTTCCCGGGCACGGCGCTCTCGCAGATCGGGTTCACGCTGCGCTACCTCGACATGTCGCACAACCGCATCGAGTACTTAGATAGCAACATCTTCCGCGGCACGCAGTTCCTCCTCTGCCTCAACTTGGGCCACAATCTGTTAACAGTACTATCAGATAACACGTTTTCGAGTCTCGGCGGGTTGCGCCAACTGGACCTCAGCTTTAACTCTATAAAGGCAAACTTCAAGGAGCTGTTTCATAACCTCCCCAACTTGAGGCATTTGAATCTTGCAAATGTAAGCTTAAAGTCAGTGCCTTATCTACCTTTGACAAACTTGACAAATCTCAATTTGACTTCAAATTACATAAACAGTTTTAAGGAGACTGATGTGAAGCGGCTCGTGAGTCTTCGCCATTTAGATCTTAGTCATAATCGTCTTACCTCTTTAGTGCCAAAGATGTGGtttcacttaaataatttaaacatccTCGACCTATCGTCCAATCCCATTGTGCGAATCACGCCGAATAGTTTCAAATGGTTAAGTAATTTAtctcatttgaatttaaatggaCTCAAATACTTAGATATAATTGACCAGGATTCCTTCCGTCCCTTGATATCGCTTCGGTCCCTTCATATACAATCGTGGTCGACCATAAATCACTCTACGTTTAGCATTTCCAACATCACCTCTTCCCTGCCCGCGCTCTACAAACTAGTTATACATTGGACTGAGGAGACTATGGAGAATCAATTACACGGGATCGACACGAGGAACATTCGCTACTTAGAAATTACAGGATCAAATCTTAAAAGAATATCTGACGACGCCTTCCTGCCATTCGCCGACAGTCAAGAGATATTTATAAGGATCACAATGACTTCCCTAACTAAATTGCCGACAGCATTTATGAGGCATTTGGGACAAGTTCCCCAACTCGGCATCGACTTGAGTTATAACCAACTGACGACTCTAAATCCTGCGATATTCTACCCGAACTTCACGAGTTGGAGCCACGTCGCCACCAAGCTGCTGTCAG GTGGGTTGATCCTGACGGGGAACCCTCTGCGGTGTGAGTGCGAGCTAGCGTGGCTCGGCGCGTGGCTGCGGCGCTGGCTGCAGGAGAACGAGGCGGGCGCCGAGCTACGCCGCGCCGTGCGTAGCGGCACGTGCAAGGACCCGCTCGGCAGGCGCATCCCGCTACAGCAGCTACGCGCCGACGAGGCGGAGTGCTACGCCAGCGCGCTGTCCAGCGACGCGCAGCCCAACTACACCGACCTCGTGTACGCGCTCGCCCTCGCGCTCTGGACCATCCTGCTGAGATGA
- the LOC113492161 gene encoding chaoptin-like isoform X2, which produces MVLGHGSARWALQCAALVACALAGALAPERVEPCAGSPLCSCRTAHMSCIAVPLHRFPEWPRIELQHLDISMSNLEVLTESALDGLRLQTLVLVANKLHYIEMHAFSSMAGTLASLDLGYNEFTEIPQQGLKDLKVLNWLNLQNNNIVYIGPEVKWHHLEDTLTSLSLSNNQLTHLKSQALTSLYHLLQLDMEGNHLRTISADSLPPSLTLLKLSNNFIHELSCDLLYSLPRLQSVHVRHNFISFSDTYVCPSNKSKRIEKLDLSNNKINDTSQLLLLRDVQIRQIILDLNELTSIPKLVYKNNRIERLSVSYNMLSSISRDLFLSLKNTLEHLEVEHNKLFYLPDSLAQVARLRHLSLAYNQLEESPSLPSRIQTLSLAGNFLTSIPSALQTLEPGSIRYLDLSYNRISNLLPNEFLDWSTSLGTINLRGNRIAQIYKNVFPATMPLKEINLSFNDLYYVHPQSFSNVTSSLHVLESSSTLFSGYFPFEIEEGLENLSWLSFDNNDFHILKLSDVVAFPYVKYLNLDYNRIVDIVISEDYHNVSLPLSNLRLAYNFLHSLHSRSFIYMPELRNLDLSYNRINNLTKHTFTNLPNLRYLSLAGNIIDSMEAETFANLPKLQILELQGNNFTYLSLNSFHNVSNIDVTFTLNVSRNRIKFVDGETAISVNIFDGSYNDLYEVPNNFFAAVESSIRQIILSHNKIIYVSSEAFGNSKYLEILDLHKNNINNIKRKSFTDLVSLQILDLSFNVISQLSVEQFYNLNKLRYLKLDHNNLRLLPRDVFKNTIVEHLDLSYNDMSLFPGTALSQIGFTLRYLDMSHNRIEYLDSNIFRGTQFLLCLNLGHNLLTVLSDNTFSSLGGLRQLDLSFNSIKANFKELFHNLPNLRHLNLANVSLKSVPYLPLTNLTNLNLTSNYINSFKETDVKRLVSLRHLDLSHNRLTSLVPKMWFHLNNLNILDLSSNPIVRITPNSFKWLSNLSHLNLNGLKYLDIIDQDSFRPLISLRSLHIQSWSTINHSTFSISNITSSLPALYKLVIHWTEETMENQLHGIDTRNIRYLEITGSNLKRISDDAFLPFADSQEIFIRITMTSLTKLPTAFMRHLGQVPQLGIDLSYNQLTTLNPAIFYPNFTSWSHVATKLLSGGLILTGNPLRCECELAWLGAWLRRWLQENEAGAELRRAVRSGTCKDPLGRRIPLQQLRADEAECYASALSSDAQPNYTDLVYALALALWTILLR; this is translated from the exons ATGGTGTTGGGGCATGGTAGCGCGCGATGGGCGCTGCAGTGCGCGGCGCTGGTGGCGTGCGcgctggcgggcgcgctggcGCCGGAGCGCGTGGAGCCGTGCGCCGGCAGCCCGCTGTGCTCCTGCCGCACCGCGCACATGTCCTGCATCGCCGTGCCGCTGCACAGGTTCCCAG AATGGCCCCGAATAGAGCTGCAACATCTAGACATAAGCATGTCTAACCTGGAAGTGCTGACTGAGAGCGCACTCGACGGATTGAGATTGCAAACATTAGTTCTCGTCGCcaacaaattacattacatCGAGATGCACGCATTTAG CTCCATGGCCGGTACACTAGCGTCTTTAGACCTCGGTTACAACGAATTCACTGAAATACCGCAGCAGGgcttaaaagatttaaaagttttaaactgGTTGAATCTGCAGAA cAACAATATAGTGTACATTGGACCCGAAGTCAAATGGCACCATTTGGAGGATACGCTGACGAGTTTGTCTCTGAGCAACAATCAGCTGACGCACCTCAAGTCCCAGGCGCTGACCTCCCTGTACCACCTGCTGCAGCTGGACATGGAGGGGAACCACCTGCGCACCATCAGCGCTGACTCCCTGCCCCCCTCCCTCACCCTCCTGAAGTTATCCAACAACTTCATACATGAACTATCCTGTGATTTACTTTATAGTCTACCTAGGTTACAATCAGTACACGTACGgcataattttatttccttctCTGACACTTACGTCTGTCCTAGCAATAAAAGCAAACGAATTGAAAAGTTAGACTTGagtaacaacaaaatcaatgaCACTTCTCAGTTACTCCTTCTTCGTGATGTACAAATTAGACAAATTATTTTAGACCTAAATGAATTAACGTCGATCCCGAAGTTGGTTTACAAGAACAATAGAATTGAGAGATTGTCCGTGTCATATAACATGCTAAGTTCCATTAGCCGCGATCTATTTTTGTCGCTTAAAAACACGTTGGAGCATCTGGAAGTGGAGCACAACAAATTGTTCTACTTGCCGGACAGCCTGGCGCAGGTCGCGCGGCTCCGCCATTTATCTTTAGCGTACAACCAGTTGGAGGAATCGCCGTCGCTCCCGAGCCGCATCCAGACGCTCTCACTGGCCGGCAACTTTTTAACTTCAATACCTTCCGCACTTCAAACGCTCGAGCCCGGCTCCATTCGCTATCTTGACTTAAGCTACAACAGGATATCTAATTTGTTACCAAACGAATTCCTCGACTGGTCCACTTCACTCGGGACTATCAACTTGAGAGGTAACAGGATTGCTCAGATTTATAAGAACGTTTTTCCTGCAACTATGCCATTGAAGGAGATAAATCTAAGTTTTAACGACTTGTACTACGTGCATCCACAATCTTTCTCGAACGTGACTAGTTCGCTCCATGTACTGGAATCGTCTTCTACGCTTTTTAGTGGTTATTTTCCGTTTGAAATCGAAGAGGGCTTAGAGAATCTCAGTTGGCTATCTTTCGATAACAACGATTTCCACATCCTCAAGCTGTCCGACGTGGTTGCATTTCCATATGTGAAGTACTTGAATCTAGATTACAATAGGATAGTCGACATAGTCATAAGCGAGGATTATCATAACGTATCGTTGCCGCTGAGCAACTTGAGACTCGCCTACAATTTTTTGCATTCACTGCACAGCAGAAGTTTTATATACATGCCGGAGTTAAGGAACTTAGATTTATCTTATAACAGAATCAACAACTTAACTAAGCACACTTTCACAAACTTACCGAACTTGAGATATTTATCTCTTGCGGGTAACATAATCGATTCGATGGAAGCCGAGACGTTTGCTAATTTACCAAAACTGCAAATATTGGAGCTCCAGGGAAACAACTTTACGTATTTATCACTAAATTCGTTTCATAACGTATCTAATATAGATGTAACGTTCACGTTGAACGTTAGCAGGAACCGTATCAAGTTTGTGGATGGTGAAACCGCAATATCGGTTAACATATTTGATGGTTCGTATAATGACCTCTATGAAGTGCCAAACAATTTTTTCGCTGCGGTCGAGTCGTCCATTCGACAGATTATTTTATcgcataacaaaattatttatgtgtcGAGCGAAGCTTTTGGGAATTCGAAATATCTAGAAATTTTAGacttacataaaaacaacatCAATAACATAAAGAGAAAATCATTTACTGATCTTGTATCGCTACAGATCTTAGATTTGTCGTTCAATGTCATTTCGCAGTTATCTGTGGAACAATTCTACAATTTGAATAAacttaggtatttaaaactgGACCACAATAATTTAAGGTTGTTGCCAAGGGACGTGTTCAAGAACACGATCGTGGAGCACCTGGACTTGAGCTACAACGACATGTCGCTGTTCCCGGGCACGGCGCTCTCGCAGATCGGGTTCACGCTGCGCTACCTCGACATGTCGCACAACCGCATCGAGTACTTAGATAGCAACATCTTCCGCGGCACGCAGTTCCTCCTCTGCCTCAACTTGGGCCACAATCTGTTAACAGTACTATCAGATAACACGTTTTCGAGTCTCGGCGGGTTGCGCCAACTGGACCTCAGCTTTAACTCTATAAAGGCAAACTTCAAGGAGCTGTTTCATAACCTCCCCAACTTGAGGCATTTGAATCTTGCAAATGTAAGCTTAAAGTCAGTGCCTTATCTACCTTTGACAAACTTGACAAATCTCAATTTGACTTCAAATTACATAAACAGTTTTAAGGAGACTGATGTGAAGCGGCTCGTGAGTCTTCGCCATTTAGATCTTAGTCATAATCGTCTTACCTCTTTAGTGCCAAAGATGTGGtttcacttaaataatttaaacatccTCGACCTATCGTCCAATCCCATTGTGCGAATCACGCCGAATAGTTTCAAATGGTTAAGTAATTTAtctcatttgaatttaaatggaCTCAAATACTTAGATATAATTGACCAGGATTCCTTCCGTCCCTTGATATCGCTTCGGTCCCTTCATATACAATCGTGGTCGACCATAAATCACTCTACGTTTAGCATTTCCAACATCACCTCTTCCCTGCCCGCGCTCTACAAACTAGTTATACATTGGACTGAGGAGACTATGGAGAATCAATTACACGGGATCGACACGAGGAACATTCGCTACTTAGAAATTACAGGATCAAATCTTAAAAGAATATCTGACGACGCCTTCCTGCCATTCGCCGACAGTCAAGAGATATTTATAAGGATCACAATGACTTCCCTAACTAAATTGCCGACAGCATTTATGAGGCATTTGGGACAAGTTCCCCAACTCGGCATCGACTTGAGTTATAACCAACTGACGACTCTAAATCCTGCGATATTCTACCCGAACTTCACGAGTTGGAGCCACGTCGCCACCAAGCTGCTGTCAG GTGGGTTGATCCTGACGGGGAACCCTCTGCGGTGTGAGTGCGAGCTAGCGTGGCTCGGCGCGTGGCTGCGGCGCTGGCTGCAGGAGAACGAGGCGGGCGCCGAGCTACGCCGCGCCGTGCGTAGCGGCACGTGCAAGGACCCGCTCGGCAGGCGCATCCCGCTACAGCAGCTACGCGCCGACGAGGCGGAGTGCTACGCCAGCGCGCTGTCCAGCGACGCGCAGCCCAACTACACCGACCTCGTGTACGCGCTCGCCCTCGCGCTCTGGACCATCCTGCTGAGATGA